In Anopheles bellator chromosome 2, idAnoBellAS_SP24_06.2, whole genome shotgun sequence, the genomic stretch AAGCTGCCGCCCGGCACCAACCAGGTCATCTGTGACTTTGTCACCAACCCGCCCCGGAAAGGAGTGTGCGCGTTTGACGTGAGCAAGCTAGGACCTTGCACGGCGGAGGCCGGATTCGGGTACAATCGTTCCGCTCCGTGCTTCTTCGTCAAGCTAAACAAGGTATCGGGGGGTTTTGAAACACATTCAATAGTATTCCGCTTTGGCCTTTCCAATAACCGTTCCAATCCACGGCGCAGATTTACAACTGGGAGCCAGACTACTACGACAACGTCGAGGATCTCCCAGCGGATATGCCCGACGATCTCGTGGAGTACATTAAATCGCTGAAGGAGGTCGAACGCAAGCAGATCTGGATATCGTGTTCGGAGGACACCAAGAGCGAAGAAAAGCTTCTCGGTCCGATCGAGTACTTCCCGAGCCGAGGACTACCTGCCTACTACTACCCGTACCTGAACCTCGAAGGATACCTTAGTCCGCTCGTGGCAGTTCAACTTGCCAGACCGCAACGTAAGTACTGCGAgagataattttaaatttaaaattatgcgGACACCTCTCTCTCATCGTACGTTTCGTTTGCAGCCAAATCGATAATCAACATCGAGTGTCGCGCCTGGGCAAAGAACATTATCTACAACGGTGGAACTCGCAACCGTCTAGGATCATTCGTAGTGACCATGCGCATCGATTAGATGCTGCTGTCCAGCCGTTTTGTGTGGCGAGCAAACGTGATCGGGCTCCGCCGGTGCAGCAGGCAGCGCAACGGGAACCAGCGCTTCGAGGATAGTCAAGCCGATAGTTTCATGACCTGCCGAACGACGATGTTACTTAAAACGCGAAGGAGATTTACGAGGTGCTTAggaaaataatgtaaaataaagtatttacGTTGAGTTTTCCGGTTTTGGCCGCGTTTGCGATACGCTTTTACAAAGCGGCGCGTTCGACAACGACGATAAGCTAATCACAACCGTacgtttgaatttttgaaatttaactCTTGGTCAGAATCTAACTGTCTTTCGAACCTGCCTTTGaattttcgaaattcgaaatgctttcgaaaatttattttcatctgcatgaaatatttcaagcgCGTAGGGACGTTTCGAAAAATAACCGTTTTGCGTTCACGTGCTTCGGAGCagttgttttacgattttaaCGTAGCAAGCGCATTCCAAGAGATCAACGATTGGAGTTCTACGGAGTGATAAAGTAGTTATTAAAGGAATCGACGGAAAGGTtaggaaaatttgaaattgttaCAGCTGTTAGTAGTGTGTAGATTAGGAGGACTTAGGTAAGTTTAAAGGTACAATAAAATTGACAGTTTCACTGTTTACTCGAAGCTCGCAGCCCATTTGGGGTTTGGTTTCAACATTCGATTGAGTAGCACAAAAAAGTCACGTGGTGGTTGAGTTTTATTagtttctttgtttgttaCTTTTCTTTGAGATTCTGACAGGCGAAATCTAACGTACGGAGAACGTAGAAAATGTGTATCTTGCGAACGTCGAAGCGTCGTTCTTTCTACTTTTTGAaactccgggtccgggtccggaatTTTCTGCGATAGCTATCTGCTTCACTTTCAATATATTTTATGAACTAGATAAcggtttttgttatttcttttttccttttgtatCACGATGCGTTAAACTTTACCAACGATTCATCGGCCACCGCTTATCCAAGACAATCAATCGGTCTTAGTGTTGATCCTCCTTCACCGTAATGCAACATCCTCTTCACAAGCTTGTGGTCATAACTAGTCGGTCGCTTCGCAGCGAAAGTACACTTCCTCACCCTTGGTTAAGACTATTTAAAGCATTGCTCATATCGATTAGTTTAACGATCTCTCGATCCCTGGGCAGCGCCGGCATGAACAACATTGATTGCAGCATGGCCGCCCCGTTCGATGGTCGTTCGGCTTCACTCTCACTGCCCTTCGGTTTATTGTCGCATCGAATTAATCACACTCTTTATTACTTTTACGGCCCCTAGTATAACACGATTGCTTGTAGGATGGATTTGACCGCTGCGTTTTAGTTTCAAGATCCTATCGTTTGGAGTTGAATATTTGTCCTCTATTGCTTTCGTAGCTGTCCTATATAACTCGTGGACCATCGGTCCTCACTGTGCGAATCGAATTTAGAAAGAAAAGTGCAACTGCGAGGAATGATCGTATCATGTAAAGTGATGCTCGTCGGCAATGGGTGCTTCTTGCCCGCCTTTTTTCCGTCCCACAGAACTCTAACTTTGCCCCAATTTCTTAGTTCTCTACCTCTTCAGATCTAGTGGACATCACAAAATCGTTATCACAAAATACTATCTGGTTTCGTTGCGTCGCGCTACGGTGCGTTGTGGCTACCATTATCACTGCTTGTGCATGCCGCTAGCTGCCCGACGGACTGGACCCTAGTTCTCCCGCCACGGATCCGTCTCTCGATACATACGGTCGACGTTCTCCTGGAGAAGTTTCTGTTGCTCTGTGGAAAAACGGCAGGTAAAATCCTTTGACCGCCATGTGAGAAAAATGCAGTTACGGTACCTGTCGAAAGATTGGCGATAACCGCCTGTTTGATGAGAAATTCGTTGCACAGGTCACGTGACAAGCCGAATGCGTGCATGTTGCAGGTGAAACTTCTgtgaaaagaggaaaaatacGCCAGATGAACTCCGGGGGTTTGTGCAATGGGAATCCAGCGGTTCCGTACCCCAGCTGGCCGAAGCTCAGGTTCTGGTGGTAGTGTTTGTCCTCCTGCAGCTCGGCCGGATCGGTCCGATCGCAGGCACTGGTCGACGAGGAACGTTCCATTTCTGGCACGGTCAGGGTCAGGATACCCAGCGGCCCCTCctcagcagcaccggtggaCGGATCGATCACAACGGGAGCCTTCGGTTTCGCCGGGACATGCTTCGTCGGTGGCACCGGTCGGTGCTTGCGCTCCGTTTGGAGTGCATCGAAGAAGGCCGCATTCCAGAACCGAAGCGTTTGCCAGATCGGCTGATCGCGCAGATAGGTGTACAGATACTCCCGATACGGGTCACAGCCCGGGACATCGACTGCGGTTAAGGGGAGATAGGGACACCCATTAACACACACCTGTACAGCGGATTGAGAACGGAGAACTCACTGTCATGGTAGAAGGTAAAGCACATGTTCATAAGAGTTTTGGCCGGAGAGTAGTCCTCGCTTTCCGCACACTCGAACAGCACGATGGCAAAGTACTGGATCAGCGAGTAGAACGTCGACTCGTCGACGCGCTTCGTTTTGGCTCGTTGCGCGTTCACCAGACGGGAAAACCACAGCCGACCGGTTTCCGTCTGCGAAGGAAGTGGGACACATTATTGTGCGGATTCTGAGAGATATTCTGAGAGGCTACCAGAATTCCGTGACTATcgattgaattgttttatcattttcttcacCCCGCAagggaggatttttttcctctcgAAGACAAATCGATTTGCCATGCCTTCGACGCACGGGAATGCTGCGTGGAATGCCGTCCACTTACCCGTGCGTACTGCCCAAAGTCCGACTTCAGCTGCAGCGTAACGCTTCCGCTGTCGTGGAAGAGAATTCGCACGAAGCGCTTCATAAAGTCCAGCACGGCCTCTTCCGACTGGCTGTCGAGGCTGATGGACGATGCCCACGATGGCACCGAGTTCTCCGACTCGGACCGGATCCACATCTTCAGCTCGGACGACTCCAGGGTGCCGCTGAAAGCGCACGACTCGTTGTCACTTGTTGAAGCGCTGCTCGGAATGCCTGCGAGAGCGAAAACGCAAGAgctagagcgagagcgaaaagCGCACCGGAATGCGTGTACGCACCCAACGGAGGATCCACCCGGCCACCCAGACAGGCGAAGTCCCGCGCCGGGTGTGCTTCCGGTGTGTGGACGCTGGCTGCCGGTCTTGCCTCGCCTGCCAGCTCTTCGGCTAGTCGaggtccaccgccgccaccggacggtTGAGGCGAACGGGACTCGAGCGAGTACGAGTTGTTGCTGTAGTTGCTGTGGCTGAAGTCGGCACTGATACTGTGCGAAGGAGCTCGCTCTGCACGTTCCGCGTTGTTGGTGGTCcccgccgccgctaccgccaccgccgtttgCTTTGGCACCGGCTGTGGAGGTGTACTCTGCTGCGGCAGCACTACGGTCGAGAAGCATATTTTGCTCGcattaaattcaatcaactacCACCACTGACTGCGGGCTGCAGGATTCCAGTTCATCCCGATACGTACGGTGCGAAAAGGCAGGATTCCGGTAGCGACCAGATAGCACCTCCTCGTGGGCCCGTCGTTCCTTCGCCCGACGCAGCTCGTAATCGATCTGCTGTTCGCCGCGGCCATCGTCTGCAACgagcccccgggggcaagGTTGGCATTCGGTTAGTTAtgtaaattttaatgaaccgagtaaagaaaacggaaaaacgacGAACAGATACCACACGACACTACGGAACTACTGCCATCGGGGACGGCATACCGACCGGGATGCTTCGTGTTGGACGACTCGTACTTCCGGCGCAGCATATCGTCCACCTTTATCTGGTTGCGGTTGGCGGTCGTTTCGGTGTCGGAAGACGACGACAGGCTGAGAGCAGCATCGATCTGGGGGAGAAAAAGATCAAAAAGAATTTACTCTCTGGAATGCGAACTCCAAGCTCGAGTGCATTTATGAGGTGCATTATGCATAAGTGATGCAGGCCGCAACGCCCGGCACAGGCATCGGTCCAAGTGACATATGATGGTTGGCTTCCGTAATTATGCAAAATCTTGGGCAGGcgtaatgaaatttatttaagcACTTGGAATCAAAGATAAGCTTTCTTCAATTACACCAACCAAGAGACTTTAACAGATTAAAACTTTGCGAagattgtttaatttttttaaatttgtgaCTCACAATAATGCGGTTCCTTAAATCGCCATACACTcctattaaaaaaatatagaTCATTGATGTACACTCTAATTGTTACTATTGTTATTAACGTAACTTTTGTTGATTATTGCTGATGCAACGTTGAGTGTTTGGGAGACTACAAAATTCCACTAAAAAGAACTAACAATtttagaaaaaggaaacacaatCGCtatatttgatttattttgttgattCATTGATTATCCACCTTATATTCGTCGCGGTATGtttttgttaagttttttTAGGAAGACAATTTTGAATTTGAGTTATGCAAAACTAATTGTCATCGTTGGTTGATTTcaaccctttttttggtttattataAATCATACTCAACGACTGCTACAAGCAAAACCTTATGCAATGCTTAATCTCAGTGctttggtttgaaaatgacTGGTTTGGAAACGAATAACTCAATTAGAGAGCAAAAGACTTTCTTTAGACCCTGAAGTGGGTGCTGATTTTGTTTACATCATCCGCTGGAGGTCCCCTGTTGTCgataatcatcatcaccgatcTTTCATTCCCATGCTACCCACCGAAGAGAATCAATTTCGCTCAAGGACGGCACCGGGAACCCTTGAATGCtttcaattgaaaatcaatcacaGAATGGAGAAGACCATTTACCGCCCCGTACAACGTGGCCTGAATGGTATCGTTTCTCCTGATGTCCTGGAGACCTACCCGGTGCCTATAGTTTGCCGCTGTAGTCCCTTTTATGTTGGCTGGGACGTACGAATGAGCGCCAGATTCGTGTCCTTCTGCCGTATCGGTCGTAAGGGTCACTTCAAACCTCACGTCGTTGACCTAGTTTTAGGGGAAGtaactttaaaaataaaaccaatccAAAACGCTCCGCTCAAGCAGGGGCTATGCTTTGAAGTATCCGTTCGCACGGCATTGGAATAACATAGGTTGTGGATTTCATTCCGAGGATTGAAAGTGGCTCTCGGAAAATTCTTTAgagcattcgattcgattgttcgCCATGCAAAGAGTGAACACCATGCTCACCAGCATGGGTTTGTCCAGTGAAGTAAGAAAAAATCAGAGTGACCACTCAAACCACCAAGCGCACAGGTGGCTTTCACTGGCTTCTGTATTGACCCGAGTGCGagtgataaattattcacctcACTAATTGAAGTTACAAGTTGAGGCCAAAGCTTGCTAGTAATCTTTTAAGGACGGAAACATGGTTGACGTATGT encodes the following:
- the LOC131211992 gene encoding sodium/potassium-transporting ATPase subunit beta-1-like is translated as MSTNMSERKRSSQPRIIKTYEFPTMPEKQSLGQFLYDTKSGRVMGRTAKSWGQLLLFYTIFYIVLAALYAICMQGLLVTLNHQYPRWQLDESRIGTNPGVTFRPRAGGMEGTSEIQYVAANKTDVSVWVDLINEFLEPYTDRTKLPPGTNQVICDFVTNPPRKGVCAFDVSKLGPCTAEAGFGYNRSAPCFFVKLNKIYNWEPDYYDNVEDLPADMPDDLVEYIKSLKEVERKQIWISCSEDTKSEEKLLGPIEYFPSRGLPAYYYPYLNLEGYLSPLVAVQLARPQPKSIINIECRAWAKNIIYNGGTRNRLGSFVVTMRID
- the LOC131211991 gene encoding uncharacterized protein KIAA0513, which produces MDASTGLSTFPKPPGRLGSQRNGSTMMTTVPGNGTTGSESINPVANGASRDRRTDSITDSPRDAATARLRTFMGRTPSAIKSKFLSVLGNSTEIINGISNKIDAALSLSSSSDTETTANRNQIKVDDMLRRKYESSNTKHPDDGRGEQQIDYELRRAKERRAHEEVLSGRYRNPAFSHLLPQQSTPPQPVPKQTAVAVAAAGTTNNAERAERAPSHSISADFSHSNYSNNSYSLESRSPQPSGGGGGPRLAEELAGEARPAASVHTPEAHPARDFACLGGRVDPPLGIPSSASTSDNESCAFSGTLESSELKMWIRSESENSVPSWASSISLDSQSEEAVLDFMKRFVRILFHDSGSVTLQLKSDFGQYARTETGRLWFSRLVNAQRAKTKRVDESTFYSLIQYFAIVLFECAESEDYSPAKTLMNMCFTFYHDIDVPGCDPYREYLYTYLRDQPIWQTLRFWNAAFFDALQTERKHRPVPPTKHVPAKPKAPVVIDPSTGAAEEGPLGILTLTVPEMERSSSTSACDRTDPAELQEDKHYHQNLSFGQLGSFTCNMHAFGLSRDLCNEFLIKQAVIANLSTEQQKLLQENVDRMYRETDPWREN